The following proteins are encoded in a genomic region of Gimesia algae:
- a CDS encoding zinc-dependent alcohol dehydrogenase family protein yields the protein MKAMLIHNYGDDAVFEAAEVDTPEVKSGHVLVKIAASSVNTVDTMIRKMGQELPFAPDAPAILGMDFAGTVEAVGEGVSGYSVGDKVYGCAGGLADLPGTLAEYIVADAKLIAHKPKNLSMRESAALPLVAITAYEGLKRAGIEAGQKVLVHGGSGGVGHIAVQLAKHFGADVYATGGGEKQLALIQQLGAKGINYKTESVEQYVAKHTNGGGFDLVFDSVGGANLTNSFEAAALNGQIATTVSMCELDLTTAHFKGLSLHVVFMLIPMLHNFRREEHAEILRNVSQIVDSGGLTPVLDETHYSLEQAGEAHARLESGQGMGKIVIDN from the coding sequence ATGAAAGCAATGCTCATTCACAACTATGGCGACGACGCTGTTTTTGAAGCAGCAGAAGTTGATACGCCGGAAGTCAAATCTGGTCACGTGTTGGTCAAGATCGCTGCATCCAGCGTGAACACGGTCGATACGATGATTCGGAAAATGGGACAAGAGTTACCGTTCGCTCCCGATGCCCCCGCCATTCTCGGAATGGACTTTGCCGGTACGGTCGAAGCCGTCGGCGAGGGTGTATCAGGGTATTCCGTCGGTGATAAAGTTTATGGATGTGCGGGCGGATTAGCCGATCTTCCCGGCACTCTGGCGGAGTACATCGTCGCTGATGCGAAGCTGATCGCTCACAAGCCCAAGAACCTTTCCATGCGGGAATCTGCCGCCTTGCCGCTGGTTGCAATCACTGCCTATGAAGGTTTGAAACGTGCTGGGATCGAGGCAGGCCAGAAGGTGCTCGTTCACGGTGGCTCTGGTGGCGTAGGTCATATTGCGGTTCAACTGGCAAAACACTTTGGTGCAGACGTGTACGCTACTGGAGGTGGTGAAAAACAACTGGCATTGATTCAGCAACTTGGTGCAAAGGGCATCAACTATAAGACTGAATCGGTTGAGCAGTACGTTGCCAAACACACAAATGGAGGCGGGTTTGATTTGGTGTTCGACAGTGTTGGTGGTGCGAATCTCACAAACTCATTTGAAGCTGCGGCACTAAACGGTCAGATTGCCACGACAGTTTCGATGTGTGAATTGGATTTGACCACCGCTCACTTTAAAGGTTTATCGCTGCACGTTGTCTTTATGCTGATTCCGATGCTGCACAACTTCAGGCGTGAAGAGCACGCAGAGATTCTGCGGAACGTGTCTCAGATCGTTGACTCTGGCGGCCTGACACCTGTGCTCGACGAGACTCACTATTCGCTCGAACAAGCTGGAGAGGCGCACGCTCGCTTGGAGAGTGGTCAGGGGATGGGAAAAATCGTCATCGACAACTAA
- a CDS encoding DUF4437 domain-containing protein, protein MRIPIPLRQVSVLSLIVVSSVVGTNKYCYAQDESSQNVEVVPASAAKWQKLNPKRGDKSPQAATLWGDRNGKEATGFLVKFIDGFSSPPHIHNVTYRGVVIEGRVHNDDPQAKPMWMPTGSFWTQPAGEAHITSARNSTVAYIEIESGPYLVMPTEETFDNGERPVNIDRSNIVWQDESSTNWIEPSPSSDKKAEIAFLWGSPHKAELHGTLVKLPGQFSGTIRGNGSTFKAVVIAGESNLHQSSGKGKVTLAAGSYLNAKGKAVLRISCDANESCTIYIRSNGKFTIASKL, encoded by the coding sequence ATGAGAATTCCCATACCACTACGTCAAGTCTCAGTTTTATCGCTGATCGTCGTTTCGAGTGTTGTTGGTACAAATAAATACTGCTATGCACAGGATGAGTCGTCTCAAAACGTCGAAGTCGTGCCGGCTTCTGCTGCGAAATGGCAAAAGTTAAACCCCAAGCGGGGCGACAAGAGTCCTCAAGCTGCCACGCTATGGGGCGACCGCAACGGCAAGGAAGCGACTGGGTTTCTTGTAAAGTTCATTGATGGATTTTCGTCTCCGCCTCATATCCACAATGTTACTTATCGTGGTGTCGTTATTGAGGGACGTGTTCACAACGATGATCCTCAAGCCAAACCGATGTGGATGCCAACGGGTTCTTTTTGGACACAACCCGCAGGCGAAGCACATATCACATCAGCGAGAAACAGCACCGTTGCTTACATTGAGATTGAAAGTGGTCCCTATCTGGTCATGCCTACGGAAGAGACATTTGATAACGGGGAACGCCCCGTCAACATCGACCGGTCGAACATCGTTTGGCAGGATGAGTCCAGCACGAATTGGATAGAACCCTCGCCATCGAGCGACAAAAAGGCGGAGATCGCTTTTCTTTGGGGGAGTCCTCACAAGGCGGAGCTACACGGGACGTTGGTCAAATTGCCTGGCCAGTTCTCAGGGACAATCAGAGGTAATGGTTCAACTTTCAAAGCGGTCGTCATCGCAGGCGAATCGAATCTGCATCAGTCATCGGGAAAAGGTAAGGTGACGCTGGCCGCCGGCAGTTACTTAAACGCAAAAGGTAAAGCGGTGCTTCGTATTTCATGCGATGCGAACGAGAGCTGCACAATTTATATCCGCAGCAATGGCAAGTTTACCATCGCCTCTAAGCTGTGA
- a CDS encoding winged helix-turn-helix transcriptional regulator codes for MDTKEKNRHVDYDRPACPVEATLELIGGKWKGIILYYLLNGRLRFSELKRTIGCVTQRMLTKQLRELESSGLVSRTVYAEVPPRVEYELTKEGESLKPVINALKKWGESHALKLLEQRQTSEDETR; via the coding sequence ATGGATACCAAAGAGAAAAACCGGCATGTTGACTACGACAGGCCCGCTTGCCCGGTCGAGGCGACTCTGGAATTGATTGGCGGCAAGTGGAAAGGAATCATCCTCTACTACTTGCTTAATGGCCGACTCCGATTCAGCGAACTTAAGCGAACAATCGGTTGCGTCACGCAAAGAATGCTTACCAAGCAGCTTCGTGAACTTGAATCAAGTGGATTGGTGTCGAGGACCGTTTACGCTGAAGTCCCACCAAGAGTTGAGTACGAGCTAACGAAAGAAGGAGAGTCGTTGAAGCCAGTCATCAACGCATTGAAAAAATGGGGAGAGTCACATGCGTTGAAACTGCTTGAGCAGCGACAGACCAGCGAAGATGAGACTCGGTAA
- a CDS encoding integrase core domain-containing protein gives MDRDTTFSESFQMILNQSDTKPIVLPPRSPNLNAFIERFFLSLKSECLDRMTFFGENSLRNTIKEYLTHYHEERNHQGLNHQIIELGEEVGQSAGEIECRERLGGLLNYYYREAA, from the coding sequence ATGGATCGAGACACGACTTTTTCTGAGTCATTTCAAATGATCTTAAATCAGTCAGATACTAAGCCGATTGTCTTGCCTCCACGCTCTCCTAATTTGAATGCTTTTATTGAGCGATTTTTTCTTTCACTCAAATCAGAGTGCCTCGACAGAATGACTTTCTTTGGCGAAAACTCGTTAAGAAATACAATTAAAGAATACCTGACTCATTATCACGAAGAGCGGAACCACCAGGGACTCAATCATCAGATCATTGAACTGGGAGAGGAAGTTGGTCAAAGCGCTGGTGAGATTGAGTGCCGCGAGCGACTTGGCGGCCTGCTGAACTATTACTATCGCGAAGCGGCGTAG
- a CDS encoding RNA polymerase sigma factor, producing the protein MLYRVRLHDQQAWERLVRIYSPLVFHWCRNESGLSADDAADVMQEVFRSVSTSIASFRKKGSGTFRGWLRTITANKIRDLIRKMRGHTSAIGGSGWQNHLKELPESKLEETEAAEDGMVMRRAIELLDGSFQEQSRKAFWLVVIDGYTAAESAEKLKMTEQAVWQACYRIRRRLREELADLID; encoded by the coding sequence TTGCTTTACCGTGTCAGACTGCATGACCAGCAGGCCTGGGAACGGCTGGTTCGAATCTATAGCCCACTGGTTTTTCATTGGTGCCGAAACGAATCAGGATTGAGTGCGGACGATGCCGCTGACGTAATGCAGGAAGTCTTCCGTTCTGTATCGACCTCAATTGCTTCCTTTCGAAAAAAGGGGAGCGGCACGTTTCGAGGCTGGTTACGAACGATCACCGCCAACAAGATTCGTGATTTGATTCGCAAAATGCGCGGTCATACGAGCGCCATTGGTGGTAGTGGCTGGCAAAACCACTTAAAGGAACTCCCCGAATCCAAACTTGAAGAAACGGAAGCTGCCGAAGACGGGATGGTCATGCGACGCGCGATAGAACTGTTAGATGGCAGCTTTCAGGAACAGAGTCGCAAAGCGTTTTGGCTTGTGGTAATCGATGGTTACACGGCAGCCGAGTCCGCAGAAAAACTTAAGATGACTGAGCAAGCAGTTTGGCAGGCTTGCTATCGGATTCGCCGACGTTTACGTGAAGAACTTGCTGATCTCATCGACTAA